The genomic region CAGCGGTCGCGGGAGGAACGCGGATCGCCGGCAGCGAACATGCGGGATCCCTTCGACTTACCAGAGCGCTCCCGCGGCCTGTTCGATGAAAGGGAGCGTTACGCGGAACTCGGAGCCGTGCCCCATGCTGGACTCGGCCGAGAGGTCTCCACCCATGGCCAGGATGAGCCTCCGCGCGACCACGAGGCTCAGGCCGTGGCCCGAGGAGTGGTGCTCGATGTCCGATACGTCAAGCCCATCGAAGAGCGTAGCGACGTGATTCGGGTCGAGCCCCGGCCCTCGGTCGATGAACGAGACGATGGGCCGCGTCGGGTCTGTCCCGATCCGAATTCGAATGGGACCCCCGCGCGGGCTGACGCGGATTGCATTGTCGAGGAGCGACTCGAAAATCGTGAAGAGATGGCCTGGATGGATGCAGCCGATGAGAAAAGGAGGGCCTTCGATCTCCACGTTGCAATCGCGAGCCGCGAGTCGGTCTTGGGCGGATGCGATCGCCTGATGGATCAGGGGAACACAATCGGTCGCGACGCATTCCATCGAGATCTGCCCGCTGCGGATCGAGGCGAGGAAAGTCGCGCTATCAATGAATCGAAGAAGGCGGGTGGCCCCCACCAAGATAATACCGGCGAGGTCCCGACGCTCCGAGTCGTCCATGGTGTCCTGATCGGAGAGCATCTCGGCAGGCGCGAAAATCTCGGACAGCGGGGTCCGGAGCTCGTGACCGAGCAGCGTCAGCAGCCTGCTCTGGAACTCGTCCACCTCTTCCACAGTCTTTAGTCGAAGGTAGACGTGCACCTTGGCGCGAAATTCATCGGGTGAGAACGGCTTCACGATGTAGTCGTCGGCGCCCGCATCGTATCCGCGTACGCGCTCTTCGATCTTCGCGTTCGCGGAGACGAGAATCACCTTGAGGTGCTTGAGCGTCGACTCCGCGCGCAGCGTCCGGCACACGTCGTACCCGCTGACGGCAGGCATCATGATGTCCAGGAGAACGACGGCCGGCTTCAGCCGCTTGGCGGTTTCAAGCGCCTCCCGTCCGTCGGACAATCCGGTGACGTCGCACTCCTCTCCGAGAAGCTCTTCGATGATGGCCAGGTTCATCGGTTCGTCATCGACGACCAGGATTTTGGGACGCTGCGGCACCGGAGAGCTCCTCGGGCTGGCGACCACGAACTAGCTAAATTCTCCTCGATTTGTCGGCCTCAACGGCTCGGAGGTTGAGGAAATTCGATGGAAGTCCCGACGGGCCATTCTGATGGGGGCAATCGTGCTACCAGAGACCGGGAGCACCGTCCATAATTCGGCTGGCTGCGGAATGCCGCACGAAAAGGGGAGATTCCTGGATGAAACGATCGAGCAAGCGAGTCTGCGGGTGGGCGGCCGGGGACAACCCCCTCATGCGCCGCTACCACGACAAGGAATGGGGCGTGCCGGTGCACGACGATCGGCGCCTATTCGAGTTTCTGACCTTGGAAGGCGCACAGGCGGGACTCTCGTGGAGGACAATCCTGGGAAAACGGGAGAATTACCGCGAGGCGTTCGCCGGCTTTGATCCGGTGCGGGTCGCGCGATTCGATTCGAGGCGCCGGACGTCCCTCATGAACAATCCGGGCATCGTGCGAAACCGCCTCAAAATCGAGTCGACCGTGTCGAACGCCCGCGCGTGTCTCGACGTGAGGAAGGAGTTCGGTAGCTTCAACGACTACTTGTGGCAATTCGTAGATGGGAAGCCGCTCCAGAATCGGCGGAGAAGCTTGCGCGAAGTTCCCGCGCGAACCCGCGTGTCGGATGCGCTCAGCATCGATCTCACGAAGCGCGGCTTCCGATTCGTCGGCTCCACCATCATGTACGCCTTCATGCAGGCGGTCGGGATGGTGAACGACCATGAGATCTCTTGCTATCGACAGCTGGAGCTTGCGCGCCGCCGCTAAGGGGGAAGCTCGCGCCCGACCTCACGGCGCGGATGATCATTTGAGCTCCGGAGCAGGCCTGAGCTCTCCGACGAAGGCCTTCGTCATGGATAGGATCTGGCCCGTGTGCATCGAGAAGTGTTCCACGAGGTGGTAGACGCACCACAACACGGTCAGCTTCTCGTCGCGCGTGGCCCGGAGTTCAAGAAGCGCCTCACCGGAGAGTCCCGCGAGGTGACGATCGACCTCGCTCATCGCCGCGCGGAGATCGGACATCAACTTCTCGGGTGAAACGGGGCCACGCCTGTCAAACTCAGCCTGACGAACGCGTCCGATCGGCTCGCCGCCGATCACTTCGACCGCCCAGTAACGGCTGCTCCCGGTCAGGTGGAGCAGCAGGTTGCCAATGCTGTTCGAGGGGTCGTTGCTCCGGGACCAGACCTGCTCCGGGGTGAGCTGAGCCAGGCAGCGCTCGATCTTCGGCATGTAGTCCTCGGTAAGGAACGCCCGGGAATCGCTGATGAATTGCCTCGACAGGTCAGGCATGCGCCCTCCAGTGGAGTTGCATTTCAAGACAGATATGAACAGTATCAGAGTTCGCCTGCGCGAGAGCAGGGTTGAACGTGCGAGCGCCGGCCTCCGAGGGAGGGTAGGACGTGTCTAAGCTGCGCCTCATGATCTCGATGGCGCTCGACGGCTTCGTTGCCGGTCCCAACCAGAGCGTGAACAACCCGCTCGGGATCGGCGGCATGCGTCTGCACGAATGGGTGTTTCCGTTGGCGGTCTGGCGCTCGACGCACGGCCTTGAAGGCGGAGAGGTCAACGAGAGCACGCGGGTCGTCGAGGAATCGCTCGAAAACATCGGAGCGACGGTGATGGGGCGCAATATGTTTGGCGGCCATCCGGGGCCGTGGGACGCCAAGAAGCCGTGGATGGGTTGGTGGGGAGCCAATCCGCCCTACCATCACCCGGTGTTCGTTCTCACCCATCACCCACGAGAGCCGCTCGCTCTCGAGGGCGGGACGACGTTCATGTTCGTCACCCAAGGGATCGAGGCGGCGCTCGAACAGGCGCGCCGAGCCGCGGGCGGCAAGGACGTGTCCCTCGCCGGCGGAGCGCGTGCCGCGCGGCAGTACCTAACCGCGGGCCTCGTTGACAGGATGGATATCCGCCTCGTGCCGATCCTCCTCGGCAGCGGCGAGCGGCTCTTCGAGGGCGTGGGCGCCGATCTACGCGTCTCGAGCTCGTCCGGACTGTCGCCACGCCAGTGGTGACGCACCTCAAGTTCGCAAGGCGTTGAAAGAGGCGAGGCTTCCGTGATCATCGGCCTGGCTTCGCCCGGGGTGGCCTCGACCCTTGACGAGGGCCTGGACAAGATCAAGCTCCTCATGTCCGAAGCTTCCGCCCAGGGCGCGGAGATCGTGTGCTTCCCGGAAGCGTATCTGCCGGGTCTCCGGGGACAGGACTCCGAGGTATTCCTCTACAACGCCGCGCATCACGACAAGGCCCTCCACGCCGTGGCGGAGTGGGCGCGAACGTATTCGGTGGCCACGATCCTCGGGATGGAACGGCTCACGGAGGCGGGCCGGCAGATCGCGGCCTTTGTCATCGACGCCCAGGGCGAACTTCAGGGGTTCCAAACCAAGAACCAGATCGACCCGACCGAGGACCGGTTCTACGTGCCGGGAGAAACCCGGCGCCTCTTCGAGATTCGAGGGATCAAGTTTGGCGTCGTCATTTGCCACGAGGGCTGGCGCTACCCCGAGACGGTGCGATGGGCGGCGAAGCGGGGCGCCAAGATCGTGTTTCATCCCCAGCACACGGGAAGCAATCGCGATGGCGTTCGTTTGACGGAGTGGGGCGCGTCCGGCGGCCCTTTCTACGAGAAGGCGATGATGCTTCGGAGCATGGAGAACACGATCTACTTCGCCAGCGTCAATTACGCCCTACGCTTCCAGGAATCCGCGACATCCCTCATCACGCCTTCAGGCCGCTGCCAGGCGTACCTCCCATATGGCCAGGAGGGCGTGCTGGTGCAGGCCATCGAGGTCGAGGAAGCGACCGGTTTGCTGGCCGGTCGGTACGCCCCTGAGCGTTATCAAGAATTTAGGCCGGGGTGAGTGTCGAGCGCGGGCCCCTCCGTTCGACTAGCGGATAGGAGAGGATCCAAGCCGGTCGCCACAACCGAAAGGACACGCCATGCTAGACACGCCGCGCATTACCAAGACGACCCCCCGCATCACCGCCAGCATCCACATGACAATTCCGAGAGCCGAGATGCCGAAGGTCTTCGGGCCGGGCGTCGGCGAGCTGATGGCCGCCATCGCGGCTCAGGGCATCGAGCCCGCCGGCCCGGTGTTCACGCACCATCTCAAGATGGCCCCGGACATCTTTGACTTCGAGCTGAGCGTCCCGGTCAGTCGCCCCGTGGTTGCCGCGGGCCGCGTGAAGCCGACGGTGTGGCCCGCGATGAGAGTGGCTCAGACGGTATATCAGGGACCTTACGAGGGCCTTCCGGCGGCTTGGCGCGAGTTCATGGGCTGGATTTCGGCCGAGGGACACACGCCGGGCCCGGATCTCTGGGAGTGTTACATCACACACCCTGACTCGAACCCAGACCCGGCAACCTGGCGCACCGAGCTCAATCGACCGCTGGCGGATTAGAATCGATGGCCGTCCGGATCGTTCGTCTGGGTACCGACCGATCTCCGCACGAAGGGCTGCGGATCGGCACGGTCAGGCGCCCGCCGCGGGGCGTCCCAAAATCCGAGTTTTCGTCCGGCAATTGGTACGACGTCTGGCTCCCGAACTTGGCCCCTTCCCGCAGACGGTCAAGCTGGGCCTAGGCGCCAAGTCTCAGCGCGAGTGGAACGCATTCGTGAAGCGCTATCGCGCCGAGATGGCGATCCCCGAAAGCAGCCGGGTGCTTGATTTGTTGGCTGCCCTATCGCATGAGTCGAACTTCTCCGTGGGCTGCTATTGCGAAGATGAGTCCCGCTGCCATAGGTCCGTTCTCCGCGAGCTCCTTCGCGACCGAGGGGCCAAGATCCTATGAAAGGAAAATGGCCGATATGGCCTGGAGTGCCATCTCATACACCGGCCCGATTGTGCCTACGCAACAACGAAGGCCCCGGACTCGAGTCCGGGGCCTCGGTGCTTTGGGCTATTGAGCCGTGTCAGGGGCGCGAATAGACCCGGAATTGCGCGATCCGGAAATCGGAATTGGTGTCGACGGTCCACATCAAGTCTTCGAGGCTCGCGTCGAACATCGAGCTTGGCGCCAGCGTGAACTTCGATTGCCCGTTGCCGCGCGTCAAATCGATGGTGCCCAGGAGACAGAGGGTCTCGCCGTTGAGGAAATCCGTCATCGTATTCGCGCAGACGTGCAGGGTTCCTCCGGGCTTCCCGAGAATTCGGACATATATGTCGTAGATTGCTGCCTGGTTCGTGGCCAGCACGGCCTGGTGATCCGAGGTGGCGTTGCAGTCCTCGATGCTCCAGCCCGTGGTCGAGTTCGTAACGCGCACCTGCGCGCCCCTGGCGTCGCGATTGACGAAGATGCGGTGACCGTCACCGCAGTTGCCGTCGTACGTCTTGCCCGCGGGATAGCCGATGACGTTGAAGTTAAATTCCAGCTTGGAGCCGGCTGGGATCGGCTTGGGATTTGCCGACGCTGGCGTCGCCACTGTCATGAGGAGAATCGAGCCGAGGAGCGACACAAGAGCAGCGGAAAAACGATTTCGAACCTGGGAGTGGCGCATGATTGTGCCCCTTTGGGAGTGGATCCCTCCGGCGGATGCCGAAGCGATGAG from Candidatus Eisenbacteria bacterium harbors:
- a CDS encoding hybrid sensor histidine kinase/response regulator, translating into MPQRPKILVVDDEPMNLAIIEELLGEECDVTGLSDGREALETAKRLKPAVVLLDIMMPAVSGYDVCRTLRAESTLKHLKVILVSANAKIEERVRGYDAGADDYIVKPFSPDEFRAKVHVYLRLKTVEEVDEFQSRLLTLLGHELRTPLSEIFAPAEMLSDQDTMDDSERRDLAGIILVGATRLLRFIDSATFLASIRSGQISMECVATDCVPLIHQAIASAQDRLAARDCNVEIEGPPFLIGCIHPGHLFTIFESLLDNAIRVSPRGGPIRIRIGTDPTRPIVSFIDRGPGLDPNHVATLFDGLDVSDIEHHSSGHGLSLVVARRLILAMGGDLSAESSMGHGSEFRVTLPFIEQAAGALW
- a CDS encoding carbon-nitrogen hydrolase family protein, yielding MIIGLASPGVASTLDEGLDKIKLLMSEASAQGAEIVCFPEAYLPGLRGQDSEVFLYNAAHHDKALHAVAEWARTYSVATILGMERLTEAGRQIAAFVIDAQGELQGFQTKNQIDPTEDRFYVPGETRRLFEIRGIKFGVVICHEGWRYPETVRWAAKRGAKIVFHPQHTGSNRDGVRLTEWGASGGPFYEKAMMLRSMENTIYFASVNYALRFQESATSLITPSGRCQAYLPYGQEGVLVQAIEVEEATGLLAGRYAPERYQEFRPG
- a CDS encoding DNA-3-methyladenine glycosylase I is translated as MKRSSKRVCGWAAGDNPLMRRYHDKEWGVPVHDDRRLFEFLTLEGAQAGLSWRTILGKRENYREAFAGFDPVRVARFDSRRRTSLMNNPGIVRNRLKIESTVSNARACLDVRKEFGSFNDYLWQFVDGKPLQNRRRSLREVPARTRVSDALSIDLTKRGFRFVGSTIMYAFMQAVGMVNDHEISCYRQLELARRR
- a CDS encoding DUF664 domain-containing protein codes for the protein MPDLSRQFISDSRAFLTEDYMPKIERCLAQLTPEQVWSRSNDPSNSIGNLLLHLTGSSRYWAVEVIGGEPIGRVRQAEFDRRGPVSPEKLMSDLRAAMSEVDRHLAGLSGEALLELRATRDEKLTVLWCVYHLVEHFSMHTGQILSMTKAFVGELRPAPELK
- a CDS encoding AraC family transcriptional regulator, producing the protein MLDTPRITKTTPRITASIHMTIPRAEMPKVFGPGVGELMAAIAAQGIEPAGPVFTHHLKMAPDIFDFELSVPVSRPVVAAGRVKPTVWPAMRVAQTVYQGPYEGLPAAWREFMGWISAEGHTPGPDLWECYITHPDSNPDPATWRTELNRPLAD